A part of Lacinutrix sp. 5H-3-7-4 genomic DNA contains:
- a CDS encoding META domain-containing protein, with the protein MKTITMLFFTIILNACGANQAASNFTNNNKAPQNILSGEFVVLSIDANNIEQKLTINFNNESNRVSGFSGCNNFSGSYSIINNAIEFSTIASTKKMCADNANNLVERQLLNHLNKVNSFNIENNTLTLYFNETELLSAIKKTEEKTIQEDIKIEYKTQSRGSFNAIVLKNETISIQKGHNTVAKTKAYSSKDWQTALQLIENLNLKALSNLQPPTKAHQYDGAAMANFSVTKNGDTYNVPVFDAGKPNKEIEPLVTLLLKIANQSEEKN; encoded by the coding sequence ATGAAAACAATTACAATGCTCTTTTTTACCATTATTTTAAACGCTTGTGGCGCTAATCAAGCAGCTTCAAACTTTACAAACAATAATAAGGCACCGCAAAATATACTAAGTGGTGAGTTTGTTGTTTTATCTATTGACGCCAATAATATTGAGCAAAAACTTACAATTAATTTTAATAATGAATCCAATAGGGTTTCGGGCTTTTCTGGTTGTAATAATTTTTCAGGAAGTTATAGTATTATAAATAATGCTATTGAATTTAGTACGATTGCTTCAACAAAAAAAATGTGTGCAGATAATGCAAATAATTTAGTTGAAAGACAATTGCTAAATCATTTAAACAAGGTTAACAGTTTTAATATTGAAAACAATACATTAACCTTATATTTTAATGAAACCGAATTACTTTCAGCAATTAAAAAAACAGAAGAAAAAACAATTCAAGAGGATATAAAAATTGAATACAAAACGCAATCTAGAGGTAGTTTTAATGCTATTGTTTTAAAAAATGAAACAATAAGCATTCAAAAAGGCCACAATACTGTAGCAAAAACTAAAGCATATTCTAGTAAAGATTGGCAAACTGCATTACAATTAATTGAAAATTTAAATTTAAAAGCACTTTCAAACTTACAGCCACCAACAAAAGCACATCAATACGATGGTGCAGCCATGGCAAATTTTTCTGTAACCAAAAATGGAGACACATATAATGTTCCCGTTTTTGATGCTGGAAAACCAAATAAAGAAATAGAGCCTTTAGTCACTTTACTATTAAAGATTGCAAACCAAAGTGAAGAAAAGAATTAA
- a CDS encoding aminotransferase class V-fold PLP-dependent enzyme — protein MFNVEAIRKDFPILNRKVNGKPLVYFDNAATSQTPQQVIDVIVDYYSNYNANIHRGVHALSQEATDKYEAARLTIQKHFNAKHAYEIIYTSGTTESINLVAHGFAALLNESDEVIVSALEHHSNIVPWQMLCEKTGATLKVIPMNQEGELDMVVYAQLLSNKTKLVFVNHISNALGTINPIESIIKQAHNVGAAVLIDGAQACPHVKPDVQALNVDFYVTSAHKICGPTGVGMLYGKQEWLEKLPPYQGGGEMIDQVSFEKTTYAGLPHKFEAGTPNICGGIAFGAAIDYMNTVGFETIANYENELLKYGTEKLLEIEGLKIYGTAKNKTSVISFNLEGIHPYDVGTLLDKMGIAVRTGHHCAQPIMDYFKIPGTIRASFAFYNTKQEIDALVEGVKKAKMMLS, from the coding sequence ATGTTTAATGTAGAAGCCATAAGAAAAGATTTCCCAATACTTAACCGCAAAGTAAACGGCAAACCTTTGGTGTATTTTGATAACGCAGCAACATCGCAAACACCACAACAGGTTATAGATGTTATTGTAGATTACTACAGTAATTATAATGCAAATATACATAGAGGCGTTCATGCATTAAGCCAAGAAGCTACAGATAAATACGAGGCTGCTAGACTAACCATACAAAAGCATTTTAACGCAAAACATGCTTACGAGATTATATATACTTCTGGAACAACAGAAAGTATAAATCTTGTAGCACATGGTTTTGCTGCATTACTAAATGAAAGTGATGAGGTTATAGTTTCTGCATTAGAGCATCACAGTAACATTGTACCTTGGCAAATGTTATGTGAAAAAACAGGAGCTACTTTAAAAGTCATACCTATGAACCAAGAAGGTGAATTAGATATGGTTGTTTATGCTCAATTACTTTCTAATAAAACAAAACTGGTATTTGTAAACCATATATCAAATGCATTAGGGACTATAAACCCTATAGAATCTATTATAAAACAAGCGCATAATGTTGGTGCAGCTGTATTAATAGATGGCGCACAAGCTTGTCCGCATGTAAAACCAGATGTTCAAGCATTAAACGTAGATTTTTATGTAACATCTGCACACAAAATTTGTGGACCAACAGGCGTTGGAATGTTATATGGAAAACAAGAATGGTTAGAAAAACTTCCTCCATATCAAGGTGGTGGCGAAATGATAGATCAAGTATCTTTCGAAAAAACAACTTACGCAGGATTACCTCATAAATTTGAAGCAGGAACACCAAATATTTGTGGCGGTATTGCTTTTGGTGCAGCCATAGATTATATGAATACTGTAGGTTTTGAAACTATAGCTAATTACGAAAACGAATTATTAAAATACGGTACAGAAAAACTATTAGAAATAGAAGGTTTAAAAATTTATGGTACTGCCAAAAATAAAACATCTGTTATTTCTTTTAATTTAGAAGGCATACACCCTTACGATGTTGGTACGCTGTTAGACAAAATGGGAATTGCCGTGAGAACAGGACACCACTGTGCACAACCCATTATGGATTACTTTAAAATTCCAGGAACAATTCGTGCTTCGTTTGCATTTTATAATACAAAACAAGAAATTGATGCCTTAGTTGAAGGCGTAAAAAAAGCAAAAATGATGTTATCTTAA
- the sufD gene encoding Fe-S cluster assembly protein SufD, with protein sequence MDLKEKLVSSFLAFENTIDVESPVHDIRTEAIKTFETTGFPSKKEEAWKYTSLKNILKEDYSVFPKQENALEYKDIKKYFIHDIDTYKIIFIDGKYSSHLSHVTHDGIDVCLMSSALNKPKYRPVIENYFNKIATKDSLSALNTAFSNEGAYIHIPKNKLVEKPIQIIHFSTGNEAALMLQPRNLIVVDENSHVQIIERHQSLTENPVLTNSVTEIYGNKRAIVDYYKIQNDNKNASLIDNTYVDQKEQSHCLVHTFSFGGKLIRNNLNFYQNGERIDSTMKGITIIGDKQHVDHNTLVHHIEPNCESHQDYKGIFSDNATGVFNGKVVVEKEAQKTNAFQANNNILLSDKATINTKPQLEIFADDVKCSHGCTIGQLDESALFYMKQRGIPEKEARALLMFAFSNNVLDSVKIPELKQRITKLIANKLGVNIGFDL encoded by the coding sequence ATGGATTTAAAAGAAAAATTAGTATCATCTTTTTTAGCATTCGAAAACACAATCGATGTAGAGTCTCCTGTTCATGATATTAGAACAGAAGCTATAAAAACATTTGAAACTACAGGATTTCCTTCAAAAAAAGAAGAAGCCTGGAAATATACTTCGCTAAAAAATATTTTAAAAGAGGATTATAGTGTTTTCCCTAAACAAGAAAATGCTCTAGAATATAAAGACATAAAAAAGTATTTTATTCACGATATAGATACTTATAAAATTATCTTTATAGATGGTAAATATTCATCGCACTTATCTCATGTAACGCATGATGGTATTGATGTTTGCTTAATGTCTTCGGCTTTAAATAAACCAAAATATAGACCAGTAATAGAAAACTATTTTAATAAAATAGCAACTAAAGACAGTTTATCTGCTTTAAATACTGCGTTTTCTAATGAAGGTGCTTACATACACATTCCAAAAAATAAATTGGTAGAAAAACCAATACAAATTATACATTTCTCTACAGGCAATGAAGCAGCATTAATGCTTCAGCCTAGAAACTTAATTGTTGTAGATGAGAATTCACATGTTCAAATTATAGAACGCCACCAAAGCTTAACAGAGAATCCTGTGTTAACCAATAGTGTTACAGAAATTTACGGTAATAAACGAGCAATAGTAGATTACTATAAAATTCAAAACGATAATAAAAATGCCTCATTAATAGATAATACTTACGTAGATCAAAAAGAGCAAAGTCATTGTTTAGTACATACTTTTAGCTTTGGAGGTAAATTAATACGTAATAATCTAAATTTTTACCAAAATGGCGAACGTATAGATTCTACAATGAAAGGCATTACCATTATTGGTGATAAACAACACGTAGACCATAACACATTAGTGCACCATATTGAGCCAAACTGTGAAAGTCACCAAGATTATAAAGGTATTTTTAGTGATAATGCAACGGGCGTATTTAATGGAAAAGTAGTTGTTGAGAAAGAAGCACAAAAAACGAATGCATTTCAAGCCAATAACAACATTTTATTAAGTGATAAAGCTACTATAAATACAAAACCACAACTTGAAATTTTCGCAGACGATGTTAAATGTTCTCATGGTTGTACTATTGGACAATTAGATGAAAGTGCATTGTTTTACATGAAACAACGCGGTATTCCAGAAAAAGAAGCTAGAGCATTATTAATGTTTGCCTTTAGTAATAATGTATTAGACTCAGTAAAAATTCCAGAACTTAAACAACGTATAACTAAATTAATTGCCAATAAATTAGGCGTTAATATTGGTTTTGATTTGTAA
- the sufC gene encoding Fe-S cluster assembly ATPase SufC, with protein sequence MLQIKDLHASVEDKSILKGINLEVKPGEVHAIMGPNGSGKSTLASVIAGKEEYEVEKGEILLDGEDLEDLAADERAHKGIFLSFQYPVEIPGVSVTNFMKTAINETRKAKGLEDMPAKDMLKMIREKSELLEIDRKFLSRSLNEGFSGGEKKRNEIFQMAMLEPKLAILDETDSGLDIDALRIVANGVNKLKSKDNAVVVITHYQRLLDYIVPDFVHVLYNGRIVKSGGKELAHELEEKGYDWIKEEVDA encoded by the coding sequence ATGTTACAAATAAAAGATTTGCACGCAAGTGTTGAAGACAAATCGATTTTAAAAGGCATTAACCTTGAAGTAAAACCAGGTGAAGTACATGCTATTATGGGACCAAATGGTTCTGGAAAAAGTACATTAGCTTCAGTAATTGCTGGAAAAGAAGAATACGAAGTTGAAAAAGGTGAAATTTTACTAGATGGTGAAGACCTTGAAGATTTAGCTGCCGATGAGCGTGCACATAAAGGTATTTTCTTATCGTTTCAGTATCCTGTAGAAATCCCAGGTGTTTCTGTTACAAATTTCATGAAAACTGCAATTAACGAAACACGTAAAGCTAAAGGTTTAGAAGATATGCCTGCTAAAGACATGCTTAAAATGATTCGTGAAAAATCTGAATTATTAGAAATAGACCGTAAGTTTTTATCACGTTCTTTAAACGAAGGATTTTCTGGAGGAGAAAAGAAACGTAATGAAATTTTTCAAATGGCAATGTTAGAACCAAAATTAGCAATCTTAGATGAAACAGATTCTGGTTTAGATATTGATGCCTTACGTATTGTAGCAAACGGTGTTAATAAATTAAAATCTAAAGATAATGCTGTTGTTGTTATAACGCATTACCAACGCTTATTAGACTATATCGTACCAGATTTTGTACATGTTTTATATAATGGTCGTATCGTTAAATCTGGTGGTAAAGAATTAGCACACGAATTAGAAGAAAAAGGATACGATTGGATTAAGGAAGAAGTAGACGCTTAA
- the sufB gene encoding Fe-S cluster assembly protein SufB, with translation MSKYTEDDLREELKTKEYEYGFYTDIESETFPVGLNEDIVRAISKKKEEPEWMTEWRLEAFKVWKEMEEPDWANVNYQKPDFQAISYYSAPNSKPKYDSLDEVDPELLATFEKLGISIDEQKKLANVAMDVVVDSVSVATTFKKTLGEKGIIFMSISEAIKEHPELVRKHLGTVVPTKDNFYAALNSAVFSDGSFCYIPKGVRCPMELSTYFRINQAGTGQFERTLVVADEGSYVSYLEGCTAPSRDENQLHAAVVELIALDDAEIKYSTVQNWYPGNAEGKGGVFNFVTKRGLCEKNAKISWTQVETGSAVTWKYPSCVLKGDNSVGEFYSIAVTNNYQQADTGTKMIHLGKNTKSTIISKGISAGKSQNSYRGLVQVSSRAENARNFSQCDSLLMGNECGAHTFPYIEAKNKSAMIEHEATTSKIGEDQIFYCNQRGIDTEKAIALIVNGFSKEVLNKLPMEFAVEAQKLLEISLEGSVG, from the coding sequence ATGTCGAAGTACACAGAAGACGATTTAAGAGAAGAACTTAAAACCAAAGAATACGAATACGGTTTTTATACAGATATAGAATCTGAAACATTTCCTGTTGGTTTAAACGAAGATATTGTTAGAGCAATTTCTAAGAAAAAAGAAGAACCAGAATGGATGACAGAATGGAGGTTAGAAGCCTTCAAGGTTTGGAAAGAAATGGAAGAACCAGATTGGGCTAATGTAAACTACCAAAAACCAGATTTTCAAGCAATTTCTTATTACTCTGCTCCCAACAGTAAACCTAAATACGATAGTTTAGATGAGGTTGACCCAGAATTACTAGCAACTTTTGAAAAGCTTGGAATTTCTATAGACGAACAAAAAAAGCTAGCCAATGTAGCAATGGATGTTGTTGTAGACTCAGTTTCTGTAGCAACAACCTTTAAAAAAACATTAGGTGAAAAAGGTATAATTTTTATGAGTATTTCTGAAGCCATTAAAGAGCATCCAGAACTTGTAAGAAAACATTTAGGAACAGTTGTACCAACTAAAGACAACTTTTATGCAGCATTAAACTCTGCAGTATTTAGTGACGGTTCTTTCTGTTACATACCTAAAGGTGTACGTTGCCCAATGGAACTATCTACATACTTTAGAATTAATCAAGCAGGAACAGGACAGTTTGAAAGAACACTTGTAGTTGCAGACGAAGGTAGTTATGTATCATATTTAGAAGGTTGTACAGCACCAAGCCGTGATGAAAACCAATTACACGCAGCGGTTGTAGAGCTTATTGCTCTTGACGATGCAGAAATTAAATACAGTACAGTACAAAACTGGTATCCTGGAAATGCAGAAGGAAAAGGTGGTGTTTTTAACTTTGTTACAAAAAGAGGTTTATGTGAGAAAAACGCAAAAATTTCTTGGACTCAAGTTGAAACTGGAAGTGCAGTAACCTGGAAATATCCTTCATGCGTATTAAAAGGAGATAACTCTGTAGGTGAATTTTACTCTATAGCAGTAACAAACAATTACCAACAAGCAGATACAGGTACTAAAATGATTCATTTAGGAAAAAATACTAAATCAACCATTATATCAAAAGGTATTTCTGCAGGTAAATCGCAAAACTCATACCGTGGATTAGTACAAGTAAGTTCTCGCGCAGAAAATGCACGTAACTTTTCACAATGTGATAGTTTACTTATGGGTAATGAGTGTGGCGCACATACGTTTCCATATATAGAAGCAAAAAATAAAAGCGCCATGATAGAACATGAAGCTACTACAAGTAAAATTGGTGAAGACCAAATATTTTACTGTAACCAACGTGGTATAGATACAGAAAAAGCCATTGCATTAATAGTAAATGGTTTTAGTAAAGAAGTATTAAATAAATTACCAATGGAATTTGCAGTAGAAGCACAAAAGCTTTTAGAAATTAGCCTTGAAGGATCTGTAGGATAA
- a CDS encoding iron-sulfur cluster assembly accessory protein — translation MIKVSDTAKKKVVELMSDEGYNATTDYVRVGVKSGGCSGLSYDLKFDKAQEQDDKVFEDNGVKIIVDKKSFLYLIGTTLEYSGGLNGTGFVFNNPNANRTCGCGESFSL, via the coding sequence ATGATAAAAGTTTCTGATACAGCTAAAAAGAAAGTCGTTGAGCTAATGAGCGACGAAGGCTACAATGCAACCACAGACTATGTACGCGTTGGCGTAAAAAGTGGTGGCTGCTCTGGTTTATCTTACGATTTAAAGTTTGATAAAGCCCAAGAACAAGACGATAAAGTTTTTGAAGATAATGGTGTAAAAATCATAGTTGATAAAAAAAGTTTCTTGTACCTAATTGGTACAACACTAGAATACTCTGGTGGATTAAACGGTACTGGTTTTGTGTTTAATAACCCTAACGCAAACCGAACTTGCGGTTGTGGAGAAAGTTTCTCATTATAA
- a CDS encoding cytochrome-c peroxidase, whose protein sequence is MKNWLLVLVLVLALACSSDNKPETEAYEPTPLALNIPEIFEQNIISPIIPNNNPQTVEGVALGKKLFFDNKLSGDETMSCASCHTPQNAFTDNTATSDGIDGIFGTRNAMPLFNLAWNYGERFNWDGQALSLERQALEPVQNPIEMHANWEDVVLKLQNDPDYPELFRLAFKTSTITKELVTKAIAQFERTLISANSKFDKFSLDQATLTPQEQNGLNVFMDEARGDCFHCHGNPNNPLWTDNIFHNNGLDTNFTDLGLGAVTGDPNDNGKFRSPSLRNLAYTAPYMHDGRFNTLDEVIEFYSTGLQDSPTVDPLMKKLDQGGVNLTTQDKADLKAFLLSLSDPSFLTNPDFQD, encoded by the coding sequence ATGAAAAACTGGCTTTTAGTTTTAGTTTTAGTTTTGGCGTTAGCATGTTCTAGTGACAACAAACCAGAAACAGAAGCTTACGAGCCAACACCATTAGCTTTAAATATTCCCGAAATTTTTGAGCAAAACATTATTTCTCCAATAATACCCAACAATAATCCACAAACGGTTGAAGGTGTTGCCTTAGGTAAAAAATTATTTTTCGACAACAAACTCTCTGGAGACGAAACCATGTCTTGCGCTTCATGTCACACACCACAAAACGCATTTACAGACAACACAGCAACTAGCGATGGTATAGATGGTATTTTTGGAACCAGAAACGCCATGCCTTTATTTAATTTAGCATGGAATTATGGTGAACGTTTCAATTGGGATGGCCAAGCATTAAGTTTAGAAAGACAAGCATTAGAACCGGTACAAAACCCAATAGAAATGCATGCTAATTGGGAAGATGTTGTTTTAAAACTTCAAAACGACCCAGACTACCCAGAGCTTTTTCGTCTAGCCTTTAAAACTTCAACAATTACAAAAGAACTTGTTACAAAGGCTATTGCACAATTTGAACGTACATTAATTTCTGCCAATTCAAAGTTTGATAAATTCTCATTAGATCAAGCAACACTTACACCTCAAGAACAAAATGGTTTAAATGTGTTTATGGACGAAGCCCGTGGCGATTGTTTTCATTGCCATGGCAACCCTAATAATCCATTATGGACAGATAATATTTTCCATAACAATGGCTTAGATACTAACTTTACAGACCTTGGTTTGGGAGCAGTAACTGGAGACCCAAATGATAATGGTAAATTTAGAAGTCCATCTCTAAGAAATTTAGCCTACACAGCACCTTATATGCATGATGGTAGATTTAACACATTAGATGAGGTCATAGAGTTTTACAGTACAGGCTTGCAAGATTCTCCAACAGTAGATCCATTAATGAAAAAACTTGATCAAGGTGGCGTAAATTTAACCACACAAGATAAGGCAGATTTAAAAGCTTTTTTACTGTCTCTTTCAGACCCATCATTTCTTACCAACCCAGATTTTCAAGACTAA
- a CDS encoding MbnP family protein, whose translation MKKIFSLLAIIAALTFSSCSDDNDDNITLNTEAQTTFSFKHTWNDTEVTSADFNTIQYTNENGEMLSIERLRYVISDITFSRDGQDDIVFDMHNLVDVTNNNNTTLSLDENIPTGVYTNVSFTFGLDNEDNTENYIDLNTENFNVPEMLGGGYHYMQFDGKFINSSDAEQGFNYHAIRAVDNPGMNPTFPQDTFFEVNLGAVTITNDATFQVQMNIAEWFKSPNLWDLNQYNQMLMPNSTAQIMMYENGASVFSLESVTQ comes from the coding sequence ATGAAAAAAATCTTTTCTTTACTAGCAATAATAGCTGCTTTAACATTCTCATCTTGTAGTGATGATAACGATGATAATATCACATTAAATACCGAAGCACAAACAACGTTTAGTTTTAAGCACACCTGGAATGATACCGAAGTTACAAGTGCAGATTTCAACACGATTCAATATACAAATGAAAATGGCGAAATGTTAAGTATAGAAAGACTTCGATACGTAATATCAGACATTACATTTTCTCGAGATGGTCAAGATGATATTGTTTTTGATATGCACAATCTAGTAGATGTTACAAACAATAATAATACGACATTAAGTTTAGATGAAAATATTCCTACCGGTGTGTATACCAATGTTTCATTTACGTTTGGTTTAGACAATGAAGATAACACCGAAAATTATATAGATTTAAATACCGAAAATTTTAATGTACCAGAAATGCTTGGTGGTGGCTATCATTATATGCAATTTGATGGTAAGTTTATAAACTCAAGCGACGCAGAACAAGGATTTAATTACCACGCTATTCGAGCAGTAGATAATCCAGGAATGAACCCAACATTTCCTCAAGACACTTTTTTTGAAGTCAACCTAGGTGCAGTAACAATTACAAACGACGCCACTTTTCAAGTCCAAATGAATATTGCCGAATGGTTTAAAAGCCCAAACTTATGGGATTTAAACCAATACAACCAAATGCTAATGCCAAATTCTACAGCACAAATAATGATGTATGAAAATGGAGCTTCAGTGTTTAGTTTAGAAAGCGTAACACAATAA